One genomic region from Leifsonia poae encodes:
- a CDS encoding organic hydroperoxide resistance protein — translation MDIAYTAIAHASGGGRDGHVRSEDDLLDLDTRPPKEMGGSGEGTNPEQLFAAGYAACFLSAVHAVGRREKLDTTDAAVSASVGIGPNGEGGFALAVELDVYIPRLGREQAEQLAEAAHLVCPYSNATRGNVPVQLTIVD, via the coding sequence ATGGACATCGCTTACACCGCAATCGCACACGCTTCAGGTGGGGGACGGGACGGACACGTCCGCAGCGAAGACGATCTGCTCGACCTCGACACGCGCCCGCCCAAAGAGATGGGCGGGTCGGGTGAGGGAACCAACCCCGAACAGCTCTTCGCCGCCGGTTACGCCGCCTGCTTCCTGAGCGCCGTGCATGCGGTCGGTCGCCGCGAGAAACTCGACACCACCGACGCCGCGGTCTCGGCGAGCGTCGGCATCGGCCCGAACGGCGAAGGCGGATTCGCGCTCGCTGTTGAACTGGACGTCTACATCCCGCGTCTCGGTCGGGAACAGGCGGAGCAGCTCGCCGAGGCCGCACACCTGGTGTGCCCGTATTCGAACGCCACCCGGGGCAACGTTCCGGTGCAGCTCACCATCGTCGACTGA
- a CDS encoding SDR family NAD(P)-dependent oxidoreductase: MNWNPAALPSASGKTAVVTGANAGIGYFASEQLARAGAHVVLACRDPERAEAAVSAIRRRVPGASVEAMPLEVTDRASVDEAAAALLDRERVDLLILNAGIVHPPSKRATDAYGNELVLATNVLGHFRLTALALPVLERTTDSRVISLGSLATRLARFPLDDLQLSGSYDAWTAYARSKIALQVFGFELDRRLRQAGSGVSALVAHPGYSTSGRTPGVRGVNQPSRLKRFADNLQSGWTQGKDRGAWPVVRAALDPDAVGGQYFGPRQVTRGAPAVVGATRTTRSARVGARLWPLLEEFSDQPFAVPRPESGSRG, encoded by the coding sequence GTGAACTGGAACCCGGCCGCCCTGCCCTCCGCCTCGGGCAAGACAGCGGTGGTCACCGGGGCGAACGCCGGGATCGGGTATTTCGCAAGCGAGCAGCTGGCCCGGGCCGGCGCCCATGTCGTGCTCGCCTGCCGCGACCCGGAGCGTGCGGAGGCCGCGGTCAGCGCCATCCGGCGCCGGGTTCCGGGCGCGAGCGTGGAGGCGATGCCGCTCGAGGTGACCGATCGCGCCTCGGTTGACGAAGCAGCCGCCGCCCTGCTCGACCGTGAGCGGGTCGATCTGCTCATCCTCAACGCCGGAATCGTGCATCCCCCGTCCAAGCGGGCGACGGATGCCTATGGCAACGAGCTGGTGCTCGCCACGAATGTGCTCGGCCACTTCCGGCTCACGGCGCTCGCCCTGCCGGTGTTGGAGCGCACGACCGACTCGCGGGTGATCTCGCTCGGCTCACTGGCCACACGGCTCGCCCGGTTCCCGCTCGACGATCTGCAGCTGTCCGGGTCGTACGACGCCTGGACGGCGTACGCGCGGTCGAAGATCGCCCTGCAGGTGTTCGGGTTCGAGCTCGACCGCCGGCTGCGGCAGGCGGGCAGCGGGGTGTCCGCTCTTGTCGCGCATCCGGGGTATTCGACCTCGGGCCGCACGCCGGGTGTGCGCGGCGTGAACCAGCCCTCGAGACTCAAGCGGTTCGCGGACAACCTGCAGTCCGGGTGGACGCAGGGCAAAGACCGTGGCGCCTGGCCGGTCGTGCGCGCCGCACTCGACCCGGATGCGGTCGGCGGCCAGTACTTCGGCCCCCGGCAGGTCACCCGGGGAGCGCCGGCTGTCGTCGGCGCCACCCGCACGACACGCAGCGCGCGCGTCGGCGCACGACTGTGGCCGCTGCTGGAGGAGTTCTCGGATCAGCCGTTCGCTGTGCCGCGGCCGGAGTCGGGTTCGCGCGGCTGA
- a CDS encoding chorismate mutase — MGQNEDEAEAIARLHSIRQSIDNIDAALVHMLAERFKFTQQVGTLKAEYGLPAADPQREREQVERLRALAEESHLDPAFAEKFLTFIIAEVIHHHERIATESTR; from the coding sequence ATGGGTCAGAACGAAGACGAGGCCGAGGCGATCGCCCGGCTGCACAGCATCCGGCAGAGCATCGACAATATCGACGCGGCACTCGTACACATGCTCGCTGAGCGCTTCAAGTTCACGCAGCAGGTCGGAACGCTGAAGGCGGAATACGGCCTGCCCGCCGCCGACCCGCAGCGCGAGCGCGAACAGGTGGAGCGGTTGCGGGCGCTGGCCGAGGAGAGCCACCTCGACCCGGCGTTCGCGGAGAAGTTCCTCACTTTCATCATCGCCGAGGTCATCCACCACCACGAGCGGATCGCCACCGAGAGCACCCGGTGA
- a CDS encoding FtsX-like permease family protein — MTTLRIAWLLSRRAAADRSTIVLPVVAFAVVTALLLIVSGGAQAFFSWRGDTVFLYQLLAVVALALLVVPLVALGGSAARLSARRRDDRLASLRLLGATPGMVGALTVIESTVTAVVGALAGVVVYFAAVPLVGLIPFRGAPLGAAAVFLHPVLLVLAVLAIAGLAAVSAIVGLRSVIVTPLGVRTKQVAPRMHWVRFAIGAAVVVVTFLAMSALSLADGFGVILAVLALGFGGTVAVLNLVGPWVIRLVASGQAKRAKTVTRLLAARSVLESPKAAWRQVSGVAMTSFMAVFAGVGVALLGFAADRAPADQESLQLYADVRTGVIITVIASFLMVACSVGVNQASAVLDRRELYVSLDRIGMPEETMNAARTRAIMSPLRITAIGSALTAAVVIFPLTGFALLLAPASIAMIVACLAAGILVVWLGLAATRPVLSRVLADRSPSL; from the coding sequence GTGACCACGCTGCGGATCGCGTGGCTGCTCTCCCGCCGTGCCGCCGCCGACCGCTCGACGATCGTGCTCCCCGTGGTCGCGTTCGCGGTCGTCACCGCCCTGCTGCTCATCGTCAGCGGCGGGGCGCAGGCGTTCTTCTCCTGGCGAGGCGACACCGTCTTCCTCTACCAACTGCTCGCCGTCGTCGCTCTGGCCCTGCTCGTCGTGCCGCTCGTCGCGCTGGGCGGCTCGGCCGCCCGTCTCTCCGCCCGCCGACGCGACGACCGGCTCGCGAGCCTTCGGCTGCTCGGGGCGACGCCCGGGATGGTCGGCGCTCTCACCGTGATCGAGTCGACTGTGACGGCGGTGGTCGGCGCGCTCGCGGGCGTCGTCGTCTACTTCGCAGCCGTTCCGCTCGTCGGACTCATCCCGTTCCGGGGCGCCCCGCTCGGCGCCGCCGCGGTCTTCCTGCATCCGGTGCTCCTCGTGCTGGCCGTGCTGGCGATCGCCGGGCTCGCCGCCGTCAGCGCGATCGTCGGGCTGCGGAGCGTGATCGTCACACCGCTCGGCGTGCGCACGAAACAGGTGGCGCCGCGGATGCACTGGGTGCGGTTCGCCATCGGTGCCGCGGTGGTCGTGGTCACGTTCCTGGCCATGAGCGCGCTGAGCCTCGCCGACGGGTTCGGCGTGATCCTCGCCGTGCTCGCCCTCGGCTTCGGCGGCACCGTCGCCGTGCTCAACCTTGTCGGACCCTGGGTCATCCGGCTCGTCGCTTCGGGTCAGGCGAAACGGGCGAAGACGGTCACGCGGCTGCTGGCGGCCCGCAGCGTCCTCGAGTCGCCGAAAGCCGCCTGGCGGCAGGTGTCGGGTGTGGCGATGACGAGCTTCATGGCTGTGTTCGCGGGTGTCGGAGTCGCGCTGCTCGGCTTCGCGGCCGACCGCGCGCCGGCCGATCAGGAGTCCCTCCAGCTCTACGCGGATGTGCGCACCGGCGTGATCATCACCGTCATCGCTTCGTTCCTCATGGTCGCCTGCTCCGTGGGGGTCAACCAAGCCTCCGCTGTGCTCGACCGCCGAGAGCTCTATGTGAGTCTCGACCGGATCGGCATGCCCGAGGAGACCATGAACGCGGCGCGCACCCGCGCCATCATGTCCCCGCTCCGGATCACGGCGATCGGCTCCGCCCTCACGGCCGCCGTCGTGATCTTCCCCCTCACGGGTTTCGCCCTGCTGCTGGCGCCCGCGAGCATCGCGATGATCGTGGCGTGCCTCGCCGCGGGCATCCTGGTCGTCTGGCTGGGGCTCGCGGCGACACGACCCGTGCTCTCCCGCGTGCTCGCCGACCGCTCGCCGAGTCTCTAA
- a CDS encoding ABC transporter ATP-binding protein has protein sequence MTSVAPPPVLSAVALTKTYGAAVALAGVDFRVAAGESVAIMGASGSGKTTLLHCLAGIIRPDAGSIDLALASGPVSIVQLSEKERSRLRREAFGFVFQQGFLLPELTAVENVALPLMLGGVARPIAEHDAAGWLAALGLAGFESRRIGQLSGGQAQRVAIARAQVTGASIVFADEPTGALDSHTSAEVMDALIGSTIGRGRSLVVVTHDEGVAARCSRVLQLADGRIVDEAVTA, from the coding sequence ATGACTTCTGTTGCCCCTCCGCCCGTGCTGTCCGCTGTCGCCCTCACCAAGACCTACGGTGCGGCCGTCGCCCTCGCCGGTGTCGACTTCCGTGTCGCCGCCGGGGAGTCGGTCGCGATCATGGGTGCATCCGGTTCCGGCAAGACCACCCTGCTGCACTGCCTCGCCGGGATCATCCGACCCGACGCCGGTTCCATCGATCTCGCCCTGGCGAGCGGACCGGTGAGCATCGTCCAGCTCAGCGAGAAGGAGCGCTCGCGGCTGCGGCGGGAGGCGTTCGGCTTCGTCTTCCAGCAAGGGTTCCTGCTGCCCGAGCTCACGGCCGTGGAGAACGTGGCCCTGCCGCTGATGCTCGGCGGCGTCGCCCGGCCGATCGCCGAGCACGACGCGGCCGGCTGGCTGGCCGCGCTCGGATTGGCCGGTTTCGAGTCCAGGAGGATCGGCCAGCTCTCGGGCGGCCAGGCCCAGCGCGTCGCGATCGCGCGCGCCCAGGTGACCGGCGCATCCATCGTCTTCGCCGACGAGCCGACCGGAGCCCTCGACTCGCACACCTCGGCCGAGGTGATGGATGCGCTGATCGGCTCCACCATCGGCCGTGGCCGTTCCCTCGTGGTCGTGACGCATGACGAGGGCGTCGCCGCCCGCTGCTCGCGCGTGCTTCAGCTCGCGGACGGCCGCATCGTCGACGAGGCGGTGACCGCGTGA
- a CDS encoding GNAT family N-acetyltransferase codes for MTQKHRTIPADADSARALAETGLRLAVVSPDDDADLDNWIRADFRGFLGEHPKPEVLAESRGYFRDNRNTAVYDDAIPSAEAPVGTLGAWADPLTVPGGARVDAWAISSVTVAPTHRRRGIARALLTGELRTANALGLPLAILTVSESVIYGRWGFGPATFASEWRVDTKRVSWGGAETTGRLSFTEPEAYRETGRAVLDRVMAGRAGEIGLSRYHADRLIGPLKGSVDADKYRLVRYDSPAGEPEGFVSYVVKDTADFVKHTVEVVHLAAATDAALTALWRYLIDLDLVSEVHVSTRGVDEPLPFLVSDVRGAAVAGIEDHLWLRILDVPAALTARTYERDGELVLDITDKLGFASGRYRLSVDDGVARVTPTDDAPDVTLPVASLGSVYLGHDAARGLAVAGRIAGDANALDRLFRTAVPPRLSTWF; via the coding sequence GTGACCCAGAAACATCGCACCATTCCCGCCGACGCCGATTCCGCCCGGGCCCTCGCCGAAACCGGCCTGCGGCTCGCCGTCGTCAGTCCCGACGACGACGCAGACCTCGACAACTGGATTCGGGCCGACTTCCGCGGCTTCCTCGGCGAGCACCCCAAGCCGGAGGTGCTGGCCGAGTCGCGCGGCTACTTCCGCGACAATCGCAATACGGCGGTGTACGACGATGCGATCCCCTCGGCAGAGGCGCCAGTCGGCACTCTCGGCGCCTGGGCCGACCCGCTCACGGTTCCCGGCGGCGCCCGGGTCGATGCCTGGGCGATCAGTTCGGTGACGGTCGCTCCGACGCATCGCCGGCGCGGCATCGCCCGCGCCCTGCTCACCGGCGAGCTGCGCACCGCGAACGCCCTCGGGCTTCCGCTGGCCATCCTCACCGTCTCCGAATCGGTGATCTACGGCCGCTGGGGGTTCGGTCCGGCCACGTTCGCGAGCGAATGGCGCGTCGACACGAAGCGGGTGAGCTGGGGCGGGGCGGAGACGACCGGTCGGCTCTCCTTCACCGAGCCGGAGGCCTACCGCGAGACCGGCCGCGCCGTGCTCGACCGGGTGATGGCGGGACGGGCGGGCGAAATCGGCCTCAGCCGGTACCACGCCGACCGGCTGATCGGACCGCTCAAGGGGAGCGTCGACGCCGACAAGTACCGCCTGGTGCGCTACGACTCTCCGGCCGGCGAGCCTGAAGGTTTCGTCAGCTATGTCGTGAAAGACACCGCCGACTTCGTCAAGCACACCGTGGAGGTCGTGCACCTCGCTGCCGCGACCGACGCCGCCCTCACAGCGCTCTGGCGCTACCTGATAGACCTCGACCTCGTCTCGGAGGTGCATGTCAGCACGCGCGGGGTCGACGAGCCGCTGCCCTTCCTCGTCTCGGATGTGCGCGGTGCCGCGGTCGCCGGCATCGAAGATCATCTGTGGCTGCGCATCCTCGATGTGCCCGCCGCCCTGACCGCACGCACCTACGAGCGCGACGGCGAGCTCGTGCTCGACATCACCGACAAGCTCGGCTTCGCCTCCGGCCGCTACCGTCTGAGCGTCGACGACGGTGTCGCCCGTGTGACCCCGACCGACGACGCCCCCGACGTGACGCTCCCGGTCGCCTCACTCGGCAGCGTGTATCTCGGCCACGACGCGGCACGCGGTCTCGCCGTCGCCGGCCGGATCGCGGGCGACGCGAATGCGCTCGACCGTCTGTTCCGCACGGCGGTTCCCCCGCGCCTCAGCACCTGGTTCTGA
- a CDS encoding adenylosuccinate synthase: MPAIVIIGAQWGDEGKGKATDLLGSRIDYVVKFNGGNNAGHTVVVGNEKYALHLLPSGILTEGVTPVIANGVVVDIEVLFEELDALIARGVDVSRLKVSSNAHVITQYHRTIDKVTERFLGKRQIGTTGRGIGPTYADKINRVGIRIQDLFDENILRQKVEGALDQKNHLLVKIYNRRAISVDEVVDDLLRYAERLRPMVVDSSLLLHEALVAGQYVLFEGGQATMLDVDHGTYPFVTSSNSTSGGAATGSGIGPNRIDRVIGIVKAYTTRVGAGPFPTELFDEWGEFLRERGFEFGTTTGRPRRTGWYDAPIARYTARINGVTDFVLTKLDTLTGIERIPVCVAYDVDGVRHDEVPASQSDFHHAVPIYEEFPGWTEDISGCRSFEDLPQNAQDYVLALERLSGARISAIGVGPARDEIISRHDLVD; this comes from the coding sequence GTGCCCGCGATTGTGATCATCGGCGCCCAGTGGGGCGACGAAGGCAAAGGCAAAGCCACCGACCTCCTCGGCAGCCGCATCGACTACGTCGTCAAGTTCAACGGCGGCAACAACGCCGGCCACACCGTCGTGGTCGGCAACGAGAAGTACGCGCTGCACCTGCTGCCCTCCGGCATCCTGACCGAGGGCGTCACGCCGGTGATCGCGAACGGTGTCGTCGTCGACATCGAGGTGCTGTTCGAAGAACTGGATGCGCTCATCGCCCGCGGCGTCGACGTCTCGCGCCTCAAGGTCAGCTCGAACGCCCATGTGATCACCCAGTACCACCGCACCATCGACAAGGTGACCGAGCGGTTCCTCGGCAAGCGCCAGATCGGCACGACCGGGCGCGGCATCGGCCCGACCTACGCCGACAAGATCAACCGCGTCGGCATCCGCATCCAAGACCTCTTCGACGAGAACATCCTGCGTCAGAAGGTCGAGGGTGCGCTCGACCAGAAGAACCACCTGCTGGTGAAGATCTACAACCGACGTGCGATCTCGGTCGACGAGGTCGTCGACGACCTGCTGCGCTACGCCGAACGCCTGCGCCCGATGGTCGTCGACTCCAGCCTGCTGCTGCACGAGGCGCTCGTGGCCGGCCAGTACGTGCTCTTCGAGGGCGGCCAGGCCACCATGCTCGACGTGGACCACGGCACCTACCCGTTCGTCACCTCCTCGAACTCCACCTCGGGCGGGGCCGCCACCGGGTCGGGCATCGGCCCGAACCGCATCGACCGGGTCATCGGCATCGTCAAGGCGTACACGACCCGCGTCGGAGCCGGCCCCTTCCCGACCGAACTGTTCGACGAGTGGGGCGAGTTTCTGCGTGAGCGTGGCTTCGAGTTCGGCACCACGACGGGTCGCCCGCGCCGCACCGGATGGTACGACGCCCCGATCGCGCGCTACACGGCACGAATCAACGGCGTCACCGATTTCGTGCTCACCAAGCTCGACACGCTCACCGGCATCGAGCGCATCCCGGTCTGCGTCGCCTACGACGTCGACGGAGTGCGCCACGACGAGGTGCCCGCGTCGCAGAGCGACTTCCACCACGCGGTGCCGATCTACGAAGAGTTCCCCGGCTGGACCGAGGACATCAGCGGCTGCCGCTCCTTCGAAGACCTGCCGCAGAACGCCCAAGACTACGTGCTCGCCCTCGAGCGGCTTTCCGGCGCCCGCATCTCGGCGATCGGCGTCGGGCCTGCTCGCGACGAGATCATCTCCCGCCACGATCTGGTGGACTAG
- a CDS encoding TetR/AcrR family transcriptional regulator, which yields MPTTSTPPPPRAPRRDAAENREAILVAAAAELNEDIDASLEAIANRAGLSRRAIYGHFATRDDLLVAVFTRGAARLAALLEPVSHRDARVEIALFGATLWAEVEHVRVAAELAVRGPYREQVGDALEPARRRLRRTLERGIVAGQVREDIDLGTLSRLVENAAVSVLDEATRTGLSREAGHRLVMLAGLSAAGLGWREADTLIAQAPELAFEEASA from the coding sequence GTGCCCACGACCTCGACTCCACCGCCGCCCCGCGCGCCGCGACGCGACGCCGCCGAGAACCGCGAAGCCATCCTCGTGGCCGCGGCCGCCGAACTCAACGAAGACATCGACGCCTCACTCGAGGCGATCGCCAACCGCGCCGGCCTCAGCCGGCGGGCGATCTACGGGCACTTCGCCACCCGCGACGACCTGCTCGTCGCCGTGTTCACCCGCGGCGCCGCCCGCCTGGCCGCCCTGCTCGAGCCGGTGTCGCATCGGGACGCCCGGGTGGAGATCGCGCTCTTCGGCGCCACTCTCTGGGCCGAGGTCGAACATGTGCGCGTCGCGGCCGAGCTCGCCGTGCGCGGTCCGTACCGCGAACAGGTCGGCGACGCCCTCGAACCGGCGCGACGACGCCTGCGCCGAACACTGGAACGCGGCATCGTCGCGGGACAGGTGCGGGAAGACATCGACCTCGGCACGCTGTCGCGGCTGGTCGAGAACGCCGCCGTCTCCGTGCTCGACGAGGCGACCCGCACCGGGCTCTCCCGCGAGGCCGGGCACCGGCTCGTCATGCTCGCCGGGCTGAGCGCCGCCGGGCTCGGCTGGCGCGAGGCGGATACGCTGATCGCGCAGGCTCCAGAACTCGCCTTCGAGGAGGCCTCCGCATGA